The following are encoded together in the bacterium genome:
- a CDS encoding BamA/TamA family outer membrane protein, with protein sequence MDPRQLPGTRGLLTACALALLAALATSATAFELPWTPPGVEKTSFVPVPEIILDPNEGNTYGLMGVWLLLDEKDEIKYMLAPDVRYNETKGVFPTLRLFGYPSDTRRYSLAVGKSTTIDENYEFEYADRGLWEKRAFFLAKAGYERDSTERFYGFGNTSREDDESNYTGEEFLADATPGFWIVPTVNVSYRMRIRRYAVAHGQVDGVPFIDAPRFRRNPRTDVRARGLDAGVYWAHKLAVAYDTRDSIDLPTQGALSQIYVDAADRTLGSKTSYMKFGFETRGFIPLRGEKRNPIIALRALADYVSGPKDTPFWERSSLGGRRTLRGYGGDRFIGFNRSLGTAELRTRVYQRRLFGVKAELELAPFVEAGQVWKGVTNSPVDDLHWVYGLGFRGIVAPQIVAFVDVGQGTEGMSIFTGIDYPF encoded by the coding sequence ATGGATCCTCGCCAACTACCCGGTACCCGCGGCCTCCTGACAGCCTGCGCGCTCGCGCTGCTCGCCGCGCTCGCGACCTCGGCGACCGCGTTCGAGCTGCCGTGGACGCCGCCCGGGGTCGAGAAGACCAGCTTCGTCCCCGTGCCCGAGATCATCCTCGATCCGAACGAGGGCAACACCTACGGCCTGATGGGCGTGTGGCTCCTTCTCGACGAGAAGGACGAGATCAAATACATGCTCGCGCCCGACGTCCGCTACAACGAGACGAAGGGCGTCTTCCCGACCCTCCGTCTCTTCGGGTACCCGAGCGACACGCGGCGCTACTCCCTCGCCGTCGGCAAGTCGACGACGATCGACGAGAACTACGAGTTCGAGTACGCGGATCGCGGCCTGTGGGAGAAGCGCGCCTTCTTCCTCGCGAAGGCGGGCTACGAGCGCGACTCGACCGAGCGTTTCTACGGCTTCGGCAACACGTCGCGTGAAGACGACGAGTCGAACTACACCGGCGAGGAGTTCCTCGCCGACGCCACGCCCGGCTTCTGGATCGTCCCCACCGTCAACGTCTCCTACCGCATGCGCATCCGACGCTACGCGGTGGCGCACGGCCAGGTCGACGGCGTGCCGTTCATCGACGCGCCCCGCTTCCGGCGCAACCCGCGCACCGACGTTCGCGCGCGCGGCCTCGACGCCGGCGTGTATTGGGCGCACAAGCTCGCCGTCGCCTACGACACGCGCGACTCGATCGACCTGCCGACGCAGGGCGCGCTGTCGCAGATCTACGTCGACGCCGCCGACCGTACGCTCGGCAGCAAGACGTCGTACATGAAGTTCGGCTTCGAGACGCGCGGCTTCATCCCGCTGCGCGGCGAGAAGCGCAACCCGATCATCGCGCTGCGCGCGCTCGCCGACTACGTGTCGGGCCCGAAGGACACGCCGTTCTGGGAGCGCAGCAGCCTGGGCGGCCGGCGCACGCTGCGCGGCTACGGCGGCGACCGCTTCATCGGCTTCAACCGCTCGCTCGGCACCGCCGAGCTGCGGACGCGGGTCTATCAGCGGCGGCTCTTCGGCGTGAAGGCCGAGCTCGAGCTCGCGCCGTTCGTCGAGGCCGGGCAGGTGTGGAAGGGGGTCACGAACAGCCCGGTCGACGACCTGCACTGGGTGTACGGGCTAGGGTTCCGCGGCATCGTCGCGCCGCAGATCGTCGCCTTCGTCGACGTCGGGCAGGGGACGGAGGGTATGTCCATCTTCACCGGGATCGACTACCCGTTCTGA
- a CDS encoding glycosyltransferase family 39 protein yields MGAREDVEQPGRIAAALIALTTAAVLALHLDRPAFFDNEGRYAEVAREMLLRGDFVTPTMDWTLFLNKPPLAYWTTALAFSFVGFTEWARLSTIAVAMVTVYWTCRLGARIWSVTTGLWAGAILATTIGFALEARTLRPDSFIIVSTVGAILFWHRAEYGPAAARTRNLVALYGLLGVGVLAKGLVPIVVAGIPIGVVMLREHGLAAIRRMRPGLGLAVLALVVLPWHVLVALEHPGFAWDYVVNQHLLFFLDKKFPRDSEGDPLPFFWAAFLFRAAPWILVVPFTLPEAWRGLRRGDPAARGAVLAWVWLAGVVGFFSLPPSRLEHYSLPALPAVALLAAHALERLRTGAVGSAPWWWLGLVAALLTGAGLTGLVAGTSLLSRVYWITQVPDFLPLVVPAALAASAGGLVLATAVRRRRPRLVAAGFALVGVPLAAIVLRAQAVAEPLFSWKPVGQVVREHVPEAVPVVFESPEEYQIVGGLVFYSGRRIEMLEPPGFVPPTYLEGKTEEMFLRRADFDRRWQSGERLVFVSDSQKRRDRPDGLVPAPFHVLARFGDRWILANYPVPAAS; encoded by the coding sequence GTGGGGGCGCGGGAGGACGTGGAGCAGCCGGGGCGAATCGCCGCGGCGCTCATCGCGCTCACCACGGCCGCGGTGCTCGCGCTGCACCTCGATCGGCCGGCGTTCTTCGACAACGAGGGACGGTATGCCGAGGTCGCTCGCGAGATGCTGCTGCGTGGCGACTTCGTCACGCCGACGATGGACTGGACGCTGTTCCTCAACAAGCCGCCGCTCGCCTACTGGACGACGGCGCTCGCGTTCTCGTTCGTCGGCTTCACCGAGTGGGCGCGCCTCTCGACGATCGCCGTCGCCATGGTCACCGTCTATTGGACCTGTCGCCTCGGCGCGCGCATCTGGAGCGTGACCACCGGCCTGTGGGCCGGGGCGATCCTCGCGACGACGATCGGCTTCGCGCTCGAAGCCCGCACGCTGCGTCCCGACTCGTTCATCATCGTGTCGACCGTCGGTGCGATCCTCTTCTGGCATCGCGCGGAGTACGGACCGGCCGCGGCGCGCACGCGCAACCTGGTCGCGCTCTACGGGCTGCTCGGCGTCGGGGTTCTCGCGAAGGGGCTGGTGCCGATCGTCGTCGCGGGGATTCCCATCGGCGTCGTGATGCTGCGCGAGCACGGGCTCGCGGCCATCCGGCGGATGCGTCCCGGGCTCGGGCTCGCGGTGCTCGCGCTCGTCGTGCTGCCCTGGCACGTGCTGGTCGCGCTCGAGCATCCGGGGTTCGCCTGGGACTACGTCGTCAACCAGCACCTCCTGTTCTTCCTCGACAAGAAGTTCCCGCGCGATTCCGAGGGCGACCCGCTGCCGTTCTTCTGGGCGGCGTTCCTCTTTCGCGCAGCGCCCTGGATCCTGGTCGTGCCGTTCACGCTGCCGGAGGCGTGGCGCGGGCTGCGCCGCGGCGATCCGGCGGCGCGCGGTGCCGTCCTCGCCTGGGTCTGGCTCGCGGGCGTCGTCGGGTTCTTCTCGCTGCCGCCGTCGCGGCTCGAGCACTACAGCCTTCCCGCGCTGCCGGCCGTCGCGCTGCTCGCGGCGCACGCGCTGGAACGGCTGCGGACGGGTGCGGTCGGCTCGGCGCCGTGGTGGTGGCTCGGTCTCGTCGCGGCGCTGCTCACCGGGGCAGGGCTGACCGGCCTGGTCGCGGGCACGTCGTTGCTCTCCAGGGTGTACTGGATCACGCAGGTGCCGGACTTCCTGCCGCTGGTGGTCCCGGCGGCGCTCGCGGCCAGCGCCGGCGGACTGGTCCTCGCGACGGCGGTCCGCCGCCGCCGCCCGCGGCTGGTCGCGGCCGGGTTCGCGCTCGTCGGCGTGCCGCTGGCGGCCATCGTGCTCCGGGCGCAGGCGGTGGCGGAGCCGCTTTTCTCGTGGAAGCCGGTCGGGCAGGTGGTGCGGGAGCATGTTCCCGAGGCGGTTCCGGTCGTGTTCGAGTCGCCGGAGGAGTATCAGATCGTCGGTGGGCTGGTATTCTACAGCGGCCGTCGCATCGAGATGCTCGAGCCGCCGGGATTCGTCCCGCCGACGTACCTGGAGGGCAAGACCGAAGAGATGTTCCTGCGCCGCGCCGATTTCGACCGTCGCTGGCAGAGCGGCGAGCGGCTCGTGTTCGTGAGCGACTCGCAGAAGCGTCGCGATCGACCCGACGGGTTGGTTCCCGCACCGTTCCACGTCCTCGCCCGTTTTGGTGACCGATGGATCCTCGCCAACTACCCGGTACCCGCGGCCTCCTGA
- a CDS encoding DegT/DnrJ/EryC1/StrS family aminotransferase, giving the protein MIELTREFEAQREELLAACERVLERMQLLNGEEQKSFEAEMADYLGVRYVRGVASGTDALRFAVRAAGFGAGDEVLIQANAFMAAVEALHDAGVRPVATDVRLEDLGPDVDDLATRIGPRTRGILVVHMYGFPVDMAPLLEIARQRNLKLVEDCSHAHGATLDGKRVGGFGVAGAFSLGVVKNLAAYGDAGFVSTDDGELAARIKLLGTHGQVKKNEHAFYGGNSRLDELHAGMLRAKLRLLDVRNARRQAIAAHYSERLRGRIVVPPADARRTHVFHQYVVRTQRREALRRHLENAGVETGIHYPVPIHRQPAWENAFGVGSALPRSEQVAREILSLPVHPDLTDAEVEHVADATARFFD; this is encoded by the coding sequence ATGATCGAGCTCACGCGTGAGTTCGAGGCCCAGCGGGAAGAGCTGCTGGCGGCCTGTGAACGCGTGCTCGAACGGATGCAGCTCCTGAACGGCGAGGAGCAGAAGTCCTTCGAAGCCGAGATGGCCGACTATCTCGGCGTGCGCTACGTGCGCGGCGTCGCCTCCGGCACGGACGCGCTGCGCTTCGCCGTGCGTGCCGCCGGCTTCGGCGCCGGCGACGAAGTGCTGATCCAGGCCAACGCGTTCATGGCCGCCGTGGAGGCGCTGCACGACGCCGGGGTACGCCCGGTCGCGACCGACGTCCGCCTCGAGGATCTCGGCCCCGACGTCGACGACCTGGCGACGCGCATCGGGCCGCGCACGCGGGGCATCCTCGTCGTCCACATGTACGGCTTCCCGGTCGACATGGCGCCGCTCCTCGAGATCGCCCGCCAGCGCAACCTGAAGCTCGTCGAGGACTGTTCGCACGCGCACGGCGCGACGCTCGACGGCAAGCGCGTCGGCGGCTTCGGCGTCGCCGGCGCCTTCAGCCTCGGTGTCGTGAAGAACCTCGCCGCCTACGGCGACGCGGGTTTCGTCAGCACCGACGACGGTGAGCTCGCCGCCCGCATCAAGCTGCTCGGCACGCATGGCCAGGTGAAGAAGAACGAGCACGCGTTCTACGGCGGCAACAGCCGGCTCGACGAGCTGCACGCCGGCATGCTGCGCGCGAAGCTCCGTCTGCTCGACGTGCGCAACGCGCGCCGCCAGGCCATCGCCGCCCACTACTCCGAGCGCCTGCGCGGGCGGATCGTCGTCCCGCCCGCCGACGCCCGGCGCACGCACGTCTTCCACCAGTACGTCGTGCGCACGCAGCGGCGCGAAGCCCTCCGCCGGCATCTCGAGAACGCGGGCGTCGAGACCGGCATCCACTATCCGGTTCCGATCCACCGCCAGCCCGCCTGGGAGAACGCCTTCGGCGTCGGCTCCGCCCTGCCGCGCAGCGAGCAGGTCGCCCGCGAGATCCTCTCGCTTCCCGTGCACCCGGACCTCACCGACGCCGAGGTCGAGCACGTGGCGGACGCGACGGCACGGTTCTTCGACTGA